One Purpureocillium takamizusanense chromosome 1, complete sequence genomic window carries:
- a CDS encoding Adenylate cyclase (COG:T~EggNog:ENOG503NUNK~TransMembrane:1 (o1767-1786i)), translating to MSDNEAAAVSRISSITSASHSTDSSTRSTTTVRPTPSTPASSARRSSNHQSHSQSGRRGHHHMRVSTDESNSAYHASRRRASGDDGQVSPTSTSAAAGRGALSPSSTTSNVSVPDRRLSDLTNYRRELAAIDGAQGGSRNASIGGSAGGGISLASTSSHATPWMSQPGSASMSGGGQPSRGLPTSFYNDSSDSLSVTSQLSPTLPSSATFGGGGGGGASSSAPPLYAGAAAAAAAAGPARPFAAPPGSASGSGSGCHGGLQLLPGSHDSPDAAYFSPDGRRPSVASVTTTASSQGSKTSVTRGGFRKLQGFFGEEFPGRDSSESSLPISLGKDQRSRSYSHTRPSHRDRNYSNATDPRDPSPSSSRPRTPVPAPEVVPFLYQDNTDIARYGEAPVREFMTGPDRERYASTAESTASQVPPKSSSSARSGGVHLPGHHYHRHNKSNEDPRTLRPSVSREDTLATSYPRERGPSVPMNIQRSRAHSPTPSAMSGPPPGSRSGHADGQISPGHHGKRGLLGRLRRHKDKDDGSKLRDMPSSTRSLQAKGSRPDISRPDMSPSPFPGYWPSASDMSDSQDPRAAAQRAATFNNKFPFSKKGRTQRGVDYTEEAIGPTDRNDPGHVYHLDTNLNDMEGILTKPPALPPMDVSFVNSLYGDRKESVVEPKGGWDAPDSWAVRRGTEERSNHTTDADEVGSPPRPEEKLAPYFIRIFRSDGTFSTHSMALDSTVSDVISQVVKKTYVVDGLENYHIIMKKHDLIRVLTPPERPLLMQKRLLQQVGYEEKDRIEELGREDNGYLCRFMFLSARESDFHARTTDLGITRSQKLNYVDLSGRNLVTIPISLYLKASDIISLNLSRNLSLDVPRDFIQSCKHLRDIKFTNNEARKLPLSLGRAGKLTYLDISNNRVEQLEHAELGGLTGLLKMNLANNRLTHLPPSFGAYQALRSLNISSNFLDMFPPFLCELHSLVDLDLSFNAIATLPEEIGNLKNLEKLLITNNRLSEDVPHGFRQLISLRELDIKYNSITSIDIISELPKLELLYAAHNRVSSFVGRFERIRQLKLNSNPLNKFEIIEPVPTLKTLNLSHAQLASIDSAFSNMTNLERLVLDKNYFVSLPPQIGALSRLEHFSIANNSVGELPPQIGCLTDLRVLDVRGNNISKLPMEIWWANKLETFNASSNVLDVFPKPASRPPRLPGEESSGPPPVQNGKALPLATLPSTPSSEELSDERRPSQASSTLLSVGPSPVQNGENRKSSVVSLYGKGGRKTSVVSRAASQGTQGTGSSSAPPAAMRKDSGLSSRLTNTFAGSLRNLYLADNRLDDDVFDQITLLSELRVLNLSYNDEISDMPQRSIKSWPQLVELYLSGNGLTTVPADDLEESSLLQALYINSNKFTNLPADISRAKKLAVLDCGSNSLKYNISNVPYDWNWNLNPNLRYLNLSGNKRLEIKQTAWGGIDGPGAVNREQYTDFSRLVNLRILGLMDVTLTQPSIPDQSEDRRVRTSGSLAGHLPYGMADTLGKNEHLSTVDLVVPRFNSSETEMLLGLFDGQALSSGGSKIAKYLHENFGHIFALELKSLKTRAGETPIDALRRAFLALNKDLVTIAVQHTEERPKTTHRGSAQPVVLSKEDLNSGGVATVVYLQGTELYVANVGDAQAMVIHTDGKHQMLTRKHDPAEPSERSRIREAGGWVSRNGRLNDLLQVSRAFGYVDLMPAVQAAPHVSSMTVKEQDDIILMATSELWEYLDANLITDIARAERTDLMRAAQKLRDLAMAYGASGKIMVMMISVADLKRRVERSRLHRGTSMSLYPSGVPDEAQMLSTRRVRKAKGDVLDSSLNRLEAEIPAPTGNFAIIFTDIKNSTTLWELYPSAMRSAIKLHNEVMRRQLRRVGGYEVKTEGDAFMVAFPTPTSALLWCFAVQLRLLDVNWPAEILNSASGEIIHDKDGTLIFRGLSVRMGIHFGGDCVSETDPITRRMDYFGPMVNKAARIAAVADGGQITVSTDFISEIQRCLEGYQETERHSSAGSEEAFDDESYAAAIQKDLRSLTSQGFEVKEMGERKLKGLENPETIYTLYAHALAGRIEYHQLHEPREEGPDKPAILAPGAELAFDPETIWALWRVSLRLEMLCSTLEEIRGSGLQPPETELLERMKSRGGEVTDRFLLNFMEHQVSRIETCVSTLAMRHIAIGGGVLRELNDLRAPMASVLDFFANQQKELEQYRKMYGALPQPSGKDGPLRLKQVVEEAEEDQEDTNAAEHGAETDSEADHN from the exons ATGTCCGACAatgaggccgccgccgtctcccgcATCAGCTCCATCACGAGCGCGAGCCACAGCACCGACAGCAGCACCCGctccacgacgacggtgaggcccacgccctcgacgcccgcctcgtccgcgcgCCGGAGCTCCAACCACCAGTCTCACAGTCagagcggccgccgcggtcaCCACCACATGCGCGTCAGCACGGACGAGAGCAACAGCGCATATCACGCCAGCCGCAGGAG AGCCTCGGGGGACGACGGCCAAGTGTCCCCAACGTCGActtctgccgccgccggccgcggcgccctctcgccctcgtcgacgacatcgaaCGTCTCCGTGcccgaccgccgcctcagCGACCTCACCAACTACCGACGCGAACTGGCCGCCATTGACGGAGCGCAGGGAGGCTCGCGCAACGCCTCGATaggcggcagcgcgggcggcggcatctcgcTGGCCAGCACCAGCTCGCACGCGACGCCGTGGATGTCGCAGCCTGGGTCCGCGTCcatgtcgggcggcggccagccgtcGCGGGGCCTGCCGACGAGTTTCTACAACGACTCAAGCGACAGCCTGTCGGTGACGTCGCAGCTGTCGCCCaccctgccgtcgtcggcgacgtttggtggtggtggtggtggtggagcgtcatcgtctgcgccgccgttgtacgctggagcagcagcagcagcagcagcagcggggcccgcccgcccattTGCCGCACCGCCCGGGTCTGCGTCTGGTTCTGGGTCTGGGTGCCACGGggggctccagctgctgcccggGTCCCACGACTCGCCCGACGCGGCCTATTTCAGCCCCGACGGAAGGCGACCGTCGGTGGCTAGCGTCACCACAacggccagcagccaggGCTCCAAGACTAGCGTcacccgcggcggcttcCGCAAACTCCAGGGCTTTTTCGGTGAGGAGTTTCCTGGCCGCGACAGCTCCGAGAGCAGCCTCCCCATCTCGCTCGGCAAGGACCAGCGCTCGCGCTCCTACAGCCATACCCGGCCCTCGCATCGCGACCGCAACTACTCCAATGCCACGGATCCCCGCGAcccctcgccttcctcgtcgaggccgcgaACGCCTGTGCCCGCCCCCGAGGTCGTCCCCTTTCTCTACCAGGACAATACT GACATTGCGCGGTACGGAGAGGCGCCCGTCCGAGAGTTCATGACGGGGCCCGACCGCGAACGTTACGCTAGCACCGCCGAAAGCACGGCCTCCCAAGTGCCGCCCAAGTCGTCTTCGTCTGCGCGATCCGGCGGCGTGCACCTCCCCGGCCATCACTACCACCGCCACAATAAAAGCAATGAGGACCCGCGAACACTGAGGCCGAGCGTCAGCAGGGAAGACACGCTCGCTACAAGCTATCCCCGCGAACGGGGCCCGTCGGTCCCCATGAACATCCAACGGTCGAGGGCGCATAGCCCGACCCCGAGCGCCATGAGCGGCCCGCCCCCGGGCTCCCGGTCTGGCCATGCCGACGGCCAGATTTCGCCTGGCCACCATGGCAAACGCGGCCTGCTCGGTCGCCTCCGGCGgcacaaggacaaggacgacggctccaagctgcgcgacatgccctcgtcgacccggTCTCTGCAGGCCAAGGGATCGAGGCCAGACATCTCGCGACCGGACATGTCTCCGTCCCCCTTCCCGGGCTACTGGCCCAGCGCATCGGACATGAGTGACTCGCAGGacccgagggcggccgcgcagcGAGCGGCCACTTTTAACAACAAGTTCCCCTTCTCCAAAAAGGGCCGCACGCAACGAGGTGTCGACTACACCGAAGAGGCCATCGGGCCCACCGACCGAAACGATCCGGGCCATGTATACCATCTCGATACGAACCTCAACGACATGGAGGGTATTCTGACTAAGCCTCCCGCGTTACCCCCCATGGACGTGTCCTTTGTCAACAGTCTCTACGGCGATCGCAAGGAGTCGGTCGTTGAGCCCAAGGGCGGCTGGGATGCCCCCGACAGCTGGGCCGTCCGTCGCGGCACCGAGGAGCGGTCGAACCATACCacagacgccgacgaggtgggcagtccgccacggcccgaggagaagctggcgCCGTATTTTATTCGCATCTTCCGGTCCGACGGCACGTTTTCCACGCACTCGATGGCTCTTGACTCGACCGTCAGCGACGTAATATCTCAAGTCGTCAAGAAGACGTAtgttgtcgacggcctggagAACTATCACATCATCATGAAGAAGCACGACTTGATACGTGTTCTCACGCCCCCGGAGCGGCCGCTGCTCATGCAGAAGCGGCTGTTGCAGCAGGTCGGCTATGAGGAAAAGGACAGGATAGAGGAACTCGGCCGCGAGGATAACGGCTACCTCTGCCGCTTCATGTTTCTCTCCGCCAGGGAGAGTGACTTTCACGCTCGGACGACCGATCTTGGCATCACTCGCTCCCAAAAGCTCAACTATGTCGACCTCTCTGGTCGCAATCTTGTCACGATTCCCATCTCCCTCTACCTCAAGGCCTCCGACATTATTTCTCTGAATCTGTCGCGCAACCTGTCACTTGACGTACCACGAGACTTCATCCAGTCCTGTAAACACCTTCGAGACATCAAATTCACCAATAACGAAGCAAGAAAACTACCGTTGAGCCTTGGACGCGCCGGCAAGCTGACGTATCTCGACATCTCAAACAACAGGGTCGAGCAGCTTGAGCACGCCGAGCTCGGGGGCCTCACGGGTCTTCTCAAGATGAATCTTGCCAACAACAGACTGACGCACTTACCGCCGTCGTTTGGCGCATATCAGGCGTTGAGAAGTCTCAACATCTCCTCCAACTTCCTCGACATGTTCCCGCCTTTCCTCTGTGAGCTGCATAGCCTCGTAGATCTCGATCTCAGCTTCAACGCCATAGCAACCTTGCCCGAGGAGATTGGCAATCTGAAAAACCTCGAGAAGCTTCTTATCACCAACAACCGACTCTCAGAAGATGTCCCGCACGGCTTCCGTCAGCTCATCAGCCTGCGGGAGCTCGATATCAAGTACAACTCCATCACGAGCATCGACATCATTTCGGAGCTTCCCAAACTGGAGCTTCTGTATGCAGCTCACAATCGTGTCTCCTCCTTTGTGGGTCGCTTTGAACGCATTCGCCAGCTGAAGCTCAACTCGAACCCTCTGAATAAGTTTGAGATCATCGAGCCGGTACCGACACTCAAGACATTGAATCTATCCCACGCCCAGTTGGCCAGCATTGACTCGGCCTTTTCTAATATGACGAACCTggagcgcctcgtcctggACAAGAATTACTTCGTgtcactgccgccgcagatCGGAGCCCTGAGCAGACTTGAGCACTTCAGCATCGCCAACAACTCGGTGGGCGAGCTGCCGCCTCAGATTGGGTGCCTCACCGACTTGCGCGTTCTTGACGTCCGCGGGAACAACATCTCCAAACTTCCCATGGAGATTTGGTGGGCAAACAAGCTCGAGACGTTCAATGCATCATCCAACGTCCTCGACGTGTTTCCCAAACCGGCCTCGAGACCTCCCCGGCTGCCGGGAGAGGAGTCGTCtggaccgccgccggtgcaGAATGGCAAGGCCCTGCCACTGGCCACGCTGCCATCTACACCCAGCTCCGAAGAACTCTCAGACGAACGGAGGCCGAGCCAGGCTTCCAGCACGCTGCTCAGTGTAGGCCCTTCGCCGGTGCAAAACGGCGAGAACCGGAAGAGCTCGGTCGTGTCTCTCtacggcaagggcggccgcAAGACGTCGGTTGTTTCGAGAGCCGCATCACAGGGAACGCAGGGGACTGGATCCAGCAGCGCGCCCCCGGCAGCCATGCGGAAAGATTCGGGTCTGTCGTCAAGGCTCACAAACACCTTTGCCGGCTCCCTGCGCAATTTGTACCTCGCGGACAATCGcctggacgacgatgtcTTTGACCAGATTACGTTGCTGAGCGAGCTTCGAGTCTTGAACCTGTCGTATAACGATGAGATTAGCGACATGCCTCAGAGATCCATCAAGAGCTGGCCGCAACTCGTGGAGCTGTATCTGTCCGGAAATGGCCTCACGACAGTTCCGGCGGATGACCTGGAGGAGTCGAGCCTGCTACAAGCGCTCTACATCAACAGCAACAAGTTCACCAACCTGCCGGCCGATATCTCTAGGGCCaagaagctcgccgtcctggACTGTGGCAGCAACTCGTTGAAATACAACATCTCCAACGTGCCCTACGATTGGAACTGGAACCTGAACCCCAACCTGCGATACCTCAACTTGTCTGGCAACAAGCGGTTGGAAATCAAACAAACTGCATGGGGAGGCATCGACGGGCCAGGTGCCGTCAATCGGGAACAGTACACGGATTTCAGCCGGCTGGTCAACCTGAGGATACTGGGTTTGATGGACGTCACCTTGACGCAACCCAGCATTCCGGACCAGAGCGAAGACCGACGTGTGCGCACGTCTGGCTCGCTGGCAGGCCACCTCCCTTATGGCATGGCCGACACGCTCGGTAAGAACGAGCACTTGTCGACGGTCGATCTGGTTGTGCCTCGCTTCAACTCGTCTGAGACGGAGATGCTTCTGGGGCTGTTCGACGGACAGGCTCTCTCTAGCGGCGGCTCCAAGATTGCCAAGTATCTGCACGAGAACTTCGGACACATATTTGCCTTGGAGCTCAAAAGCCTCAAGACGCGCGCAGGCGAGACTCCCATCGACGCCCTTCGTCGGGCATTCCTAGCGCTCAACAAGGACCTCGTGACCATCGCCGTCCAGCACACCGAAGAGCGGCCCAAGACGACGCATAGGGGATCGGCGCAGCCGGTCGTTCTGAGCAAGGAGGACCTGaactcgggcggcgtcgccactGTCGTCTATCTCCAGGGCACCGAGCTCTACGTCGCCAACGTTGGCGACGCGCAGGCCATGGTCATCCACACCGACGGGAAGCACCAGATGCTCACTCGCAAGCACGACCCCGCTGAGCCGTCCGAGCGGTCCAGGATTCGCGAAGCAGGCGGCTGGGTGTCCCGCAACGGGCGGCTGAACGACTTGCTTCAGGTCTCGAGGGCATTTGGATACGTCGACCTGATGCCTGCGGTtcaggcggcgccgcatgTCAGCAGCATGACGGTCAAGGAGCAGGACGACATCATCTTGATGGCGACGAGTGAGCTGTGGGAGTACCTCGATGCCAACCTAATCACAGACATTGCCAGGGCCGAGCGAACGGACCTCATGCGCGCCGCTCAGAAATTACGAGACCTTGCCATGGCGTACGGTGCGTCGGGCAAGAtcatggtgatgatgataagCGTTGCGGACCTGAAACGGCGCGTTGAGAGATCACGCCTGCACCGCGGCACGAGCATGTCGCTGTACCCATCAGGCGTGCCGGACGAGGCTCAGAtgctgtcgacgaggagggttcgcaaggccaagggcgacgTGCTGGACTCGTCCCTCAACCGCCTCGAGGCAGAGATTCCCGCGCCGACGGGTAACTTTGCCATCATCTTCACCGACATCAAAAATTCGACGACGCTGTGGGAGCTGTACCCCAGCGCCATGCGGTCCGCGATCAAGCTTCACAACGAGGTGATGCGTCGGCAGCTCCGACGGGTCGGAGGGTACGAAGTCAAGACCGAAGGCGACGCCTTTATGGTGGCGTTTCCTACTCCCACTTCGGCGCTGCTGTGGTGCTTTGCCGTGCAGCTCCGACTATTGGACGTTAACTGGCCTGCCGAGATTCTCAATTCGGCGTCTGGGGAAATCATCCACGACAAGGATGGCACCCTCATATTCCGAGGCCTGTCGGTGAGGATGGGCATCCACTTTGGTGGAGACTGCGTGAGCGAAACCGACCCCATCACTCGGCGCATGGACTACTTCGGGCCCATGGTGAACAAGGCGGCTCGTATCGCGGCAGTGGCCGACGGTGGCCAGATCACTGTATCGACGGATTTCATCAGTGAGATCCAGAGGTGCCTAGAGGGCTACCAAGAGACGGAGCGTCACAGCTCCGCGGGGTCCGAGGAGGcgttcgacgacgagtcaTATGCGGCGGCGATACAGAAAGACCTGCGCTCGCTCACATCCCAGGGCTTCGAAGTCAAAGAGATGGGTGAGAGGAAGCTCAAGGGGCTGGAAAACCCAGAAACCATCTATACGCTGTATGCGCACGCCCTAGCGGGCCGCATCGAGTACCATCAACTACACGAGCCGCGCGAGGAAGGCCCCGACAAACCGGCAATCTTGGCGCCTGGTGCCGAGCTGGCCTTTGACCCCGAGACCATTTGGGCCTTGTGGAGAGTCAGTCTGCGACTTGAGATGCTCTGCAgcacgctcgaggagattAGAGGCTCCGGGCTGCAGCCACCGGAGACGGAGCTCCTAGAGCGTATGAAGTCCCGAGGCGGCGAAGTGACGGACAGGTTCCTGCTCAACTTTATGGAGCACCAAGTGAGCAGAATAGAG ACCTGCGTCTCGACTTTGGCCATGCGACACAttgccattggcggcggtgTGCTTCGGGAGCTCAACGATCTACGGGCACCCATGGCATCCGTGCTTGACTTCTTTGCAAATCAACAGAAGGAGCTGGAGCAGTATCGCAAGATGTACGGTGCTCTGCCCCAACCTAGCGGCAAGGATGGACCGCTGCGGCTGAAGCAGGTGGTGGAAGAGGCAGAAGAGGATCAGGAGGACACCAATGCGGCAGAGCACGGTGCCGAGACAGACAGCGAAGCGGATCACAACTGA